Proteins encoded by one window of Polaribacter haliotis:
- a CDS encoding RNA polymerase sigma factor has product MTDEIVLVEQLKNSQTREKAFRELISLYKERLYWHIRKIVISHDDADDVLQNTFIKVYKNIDKFNQESKLFSWMYRIATNESITFINKRAKERNVDISEMHEQLASTLESDVFFSGDEIQLILQKAIATLPQKQQLVFNMKYFEEIKYEEMSRILETSVGALKASYFHAVKKIESYIKNKTD; this is encoded by the coding sequence TTGACAGACGAAATTGTTTTAGTAGAACAACTTAAAAATTCTCAAACGCGAGAAAAAGCGTTTAGAGAATTAATTTCGCTTTACAAAGAACGTTTGTATTGGCATATACGTAAAATTGTAATTTCGCACGACGATGCTGATGATGTATTGCAAAACACCTTCATAAAAGTTTACAAAAATATCGATAAATTTAACCAAGAAAGTAAACTTTTTTCTTGGATGTATAGAATTGCCACAAACGAATCTATTACTTTCATAAACAAAAGAGCTAAAGAAAGAAACGTAGATATTTCTGAAATGCATGAGCAATTAGCTTCTACTTTAGAAAGCGATGTTTTCTTTTCTGGTGACGAAATACAACTTATTTTACAAAAAGCTATTGCAACACTTCCACAAAAACAGCAGTTGGTTTTTAATATGAAATATTTCGAGGAAATTAAATACGAAGAGATGTCTCGTATTTTAGAAACTTCTGTTGGAGCGTTAAAAGCATCTTATTTTCATGCAGTTAAAAAAATAGAAAGTTATATAAAAAATAAAACCGATTAA
- a CDS encoding OmpA/MotB family protein yields the protein MKKVFIPITMVAILATSCVSKKKYTKLESQYVNTKGNLQKTTLEKEALEAKFAKIEKRVDRFNSKINSLQSDNVTLKNQNDIKLDMVGNTAVISNKTREQMRKTLAKVDPTKLAQAKTLKDSLNLAVSYNLLNSVGLSDIRNSEDVDIDIDQTVVMISVSDKLLFNTASYRVKKSAYKLITQLADIIESEPSMDVMIEGHTDSRTINNAVVEDNWDLSVKRATSIVRLLQNKFKIDGSRLIASGRGDTMPLVENTSNENRAKNRRTRIVILPNLDKFFALLADDGVIEKN from the coding sequence ATGAAAAAAGTATTTATTCCAATTACAATGGTTGCCATATTAGCAACCTCTTGTGTTTCAAAAAAGAAATATACTAAGTTAGAGAGTCAATATGTTAATACGAAAGGTAATCTTCAAAAAACAACTTTAGAAAAAGAAGCTTTAGAAGCAAAATTTGCAAAAATAGAGAAACGTGTAGATCGATTTAACTCAAAAATAAATTCTCTACAAAGCGACAATGTTACCTTAAAAAATCAAAACGATATTAAGCTAGACATGGTTGGTAACACAGCAGTAATTTCTAATAAAACCAGAGAACAAATGAGAAAAACTTTGGCGAAAGTAGATCCTACTAAATTAGCTCAAGCAAAAACTTTAAAAGATTCTTTAAACTTAGCAGTTTCTTATAATTTATTAAATTCTGTTGGTCTTTCCGATATTAGAAATTCCGAAGATGTAGATATTGATATTGACCAAACTGTGGTAATGATTTCTGTTTCAGATAAATTATTATTTAATACAGCAAGTTACAGAGTTAAAAAAAGTGCTTACAAATTAATTACACAATTGGCAGATATTATTGAATCTGAACCAAGTATGGATGTGATGATTGAAGGTCATACAGATTCTAGAACTATAAATAATGCTGTTGTAGAAGACAATTGGGATTTAAGTGTAAAAAGAGCAACTTCAATTGTAAGACTTTTACAAAACAAATTTAAAATAGATGGTAGTAGATTAATAGCTTCTGGTAGAGGAGATACGATGCCTTTGGTTGAAAATACAAGTAATGAAAATAGAGCTAAAAATAGAAGAACAAGAATTGTAATTCTACCTAATTTAGATAAGTTTTTCGCTTTGTTGGCAGATGATGGTGTAATTGAGAAAAACTAA
- a CDS encoding aspartyl protease family protein, which produces MKKRILFILILTILVSKNYGQNGFRFLNAIDKKERIKFRLINNLIIIPIEINGKELSFILDTGVNKTIIFNLSENDSIGLLNPKKIALRGLGAGKPVDALISKNNKLSLKRIVGFNETIYVILKDYFDLSSKMGTTIHGIIGYNLLKNFIIKINYRTKTLNFYNVENYTYKKCRKCEVLPLEFYRKKPFVNVKVQLDTIGEKLTDVKLLIDSGGSDALWLFEHTKENIITPKRYFNDILGEGLSGSIYGNRSRIPKLVIGNFKLQEPTVSFLDTVSTKNARKFKQRNGSIGGYVLKRFKVWLDYPNKQIMFKKNGSFTHGFNYNMSGLEVIYNGKQLVKEHSIKENQNNNISGNNTVSFVSSYSYRFKPSFKIRNVVKGSPAFKAGLNAEDILVKINGKPAHNYTLNNIINEFQERENKIIRITVDRKGVLLKFEFRLEKRV; this is translated from the coding sequence TTGAAAAAAAGAATCCTTTTTATTTTAATACTAACTATTTTAGTTTCTAAAAACTATGGTCAAAATGGATTCCGTTTTTTAAATGCAATCGATAAAAAAGAAAGAATAAAATTTAGGTTAATTAATAATTTAATTATTATTCCTATCGAAATTAATGGGAAGGAACTTTCTTTTATTTTAGATACTGGTGTAAATAAAACTATTATTTTTAATTTATCTGAAAACGATAGTATTGGCTTATTAAATCCCAAAAAAATAGCCTTAAGAGGTTTAGGTGCTGGCAAACCTGTAGATGCTTTAATTTCTAAAAACAACAAACTATCCTTAAAAAGAATTGTAGGTTTTAATGAAACTATATATGTTATTCTAAAAGATTATTTTGATTTATCCAGTAAAATGGGCACAACAATTCATGGTATTATTGGGTACAATTTATTGAAGAATTTTATCATAAAAATTAATTATAGAACAAAAACATTAAATTTTTATAATGTGGAAAATTATACTTATAAGAAGTGTAGAAAATGTGAAGTTTTACCTCTTGAGTTTTACCGAAAAAAACCATTTGTTAATGTAAAAGTTCAGTTAGATACTATTGGAGAAAAATTGACTGATGTAAAGTTATTAATTGATTCTGGAGGAAGTGATGCACTTTGGCTTTTTGAACATACTAAAGAAAATATTATAACTCCTAAACGTTATTTCAATGATATTTTAGGAGAGGGGTTAAGTGGTTCTATCTATGGTAATAGAAGTAGGATACCTAAATTAGTAATTGGGAATTTTAAATTACAAGAACCAACTGTTTCTTTTTTAGATACAGTTTCAACCAAGAACGCAAGAAAATTCAAACAAAGAAATGGAAGTATTGGAGGTTATGTACTAAAACGATTTAAAGTTTGGTTAGATTATCCAAACAAGCAAATAATGTTTAAAAAAAATGGTTCGTTTACGCATGGATTTAATTATAACATGAGTGGTTTAGAAGTTATATATAATGGAAAACAATTAGTTAAAGAACACTCAATTAAAGAGAATCAAAATAATAATATTAGTGGAAACAATACAGTTTCTTTTGTGTCTAGTTATTCTTATAGGTTTAAACCTTCATTTAAAATTAGAAATGTTGTAAAAGGTTCACCTGCATTTAAGGCTGGTTTAAATGCAGAAGATATTCTTGTTAAAATTAACGGAAAACCGGCTCATAATTACACCTTAAACAATATTATAAATGAGTTTCAGGAAAGGGAAAATAAAATAATTAGAATTACAGTAGATAGAAAAGGCGTACTTTTAAAATTCGAATTCAGATTAGAAAAAAGAGTTTAA
- a CDS encoding pyridoxal phosphate-dependent aminotransferase — translation MPSISKKGIQMPESPIRKLVPYAENAKKRGVKVFHLNIGQPDIKTPQVALDAVKNNTIETLSYARSEGSEEYRTKLAKYYVNNNIPVTADNIIVTTGGSEALLFTIGSITDPGDEIIIPEPFYANYNGFSTASGVTVVPVISKIEDNFALPKIEDFEKLITNKTKAILICNPGNPTGYLYSEEEIEKLKKIVLKHDLYLIADEVYREFAYDGLKHTSVLSLEGLDQHAIVIDSVSKRYSMCGARIGCIVSKNETFVKTAIKFAQARLSPPTYALIASEAALDTPQSYFDDVIEEYVSRRNTLIAELKKIDGVKVANPKGAFYCVAELPVKDSDAFAQWLLEDFNLNNETVMVAPASGFYSTPGEGKNQIRMAYVLNENDLKRSVKILAEALKQYKN, via the coding sequence ATGCCATCAATATCTAAAAAAGGAATACAAATGCCAGAGTCACCAATTAGAAAATTGGTGCCATATGCAGAAAATGCTAAAAAAAGAGGAGTAAAAGTTTTTCATTTAAATATTGGTCAGCCAGATATTAAAACACCTCAAGTTGCTTTAGATGCTGTTAAAAACAACACCATAGAAACACTTTCCTATGCACGTTCTGAAGGTTCAGAAGAATACAGAACAAAATTAGCAAAGTATTATGTAAATAATAATATTCCTGTAACTGCAGATAATATTATTGTAACTACTGGTGGTTCTGAAGCATTACTTTTTACGATTGGAAGTATTACAGATCCAGGAGATGAAATTATTATTCCAGAACCATTTTATGCAAATTATAATGGTTTTTCTACAGCTTCTGGTGTAACAGTTGTACCTGTAATTTCTAAAATTGAAGATAATTTTGCTTTGCCAAAAATTGAAGATTTCGAGAAGTTAATTACTAATAAAACCAAAGCAATTTTAATTTGTAATCCAGGAAACCCAACAGGATATCTATATTCTGAAGAGGAAATCGAAAAATTAAAAAAGATTGTTTTAAAACACGACCTTTATTTAATTGCAGATGAAGTGTATAGAGAATTTGCTTACGATGGCTTAAAACATACTTCTGTTTTATCTTTAGAAGGTTTAGACCAACATGCAATTGTAATCGATTCTGTTTCGAAGCGTTACAGTATGTGTGGTGCAAGAATTGGTTGTATTGTTTCTAAAAATGAAACTTTTGTAAAAACGGCTATTAAATTTGCACAAGCAAGATTAAGTCCACCAACATATGCATTAATTGCAAGTGAAGCCGCTTTAGACACACCACAATCTTATTTCGACGATGTTATCGAGGAATATGTTTCTCGAAGAAATACATTAATTGCAGAATTGAAAAAAATCGACGGCGTAAAAGTTGCCAACCCAAAAGGTGCTTTTTACTGTGTAGCAGAATTACCTGTTAAAGATTCTGATGCTTTTGCACAATGGTTATTAGAAGATTTTAATTTGAATAACGAAACAGTTATGGTTGCTCCTGCAAGTGGATTTTATTCTACTCCAGGTGAAGGAAAAAACCAAATAAGAATGGCTTATGTTTTAAATGAAAATGATTTAAAACGTTCTGTTAAAATTTTGGCAGAAGCTTTAAAACAATATAAAAATTAG
- a CDS encoding sensor of ECF-type sigma factor, with protein MKNNILTFTLLFLTIFQVFGQEKKESREKIKALKVSYFTEELQLSSTEAQKFWPVYNAHEEKMDNLRNQWRVDIRNKIKDAGNLEGLTEIEAKKLVLMNEDLGKKMISEKEDFLKKVSQFLPYKKILKLHISEREFGRKLMRKYGKDKKKKE; from the coding sequence ATGAAAAACAATATTTTAACTTTTACCCTTTTGTTTCTAACAATCTTCCAAGTATTTGGACAAGAAAAAAAAGAAAGCAGAGAAAAAATTAAGGCTTTAAAAGTATCTTATTTTACAGAAGAGTTACAACTTTCGAGTACTGAGGCTCAAAAGTTTTGGCCTGTTTATAATGCGCACGAAGAAAAAATGGATAACTTAAGAAACCAATGGAGAGTAGATATTAGAAATAAGATTAAAGATGCTGGAAATCTAGAAGGCCTAACTGAAATTGAAGCTAAAAAACTAGTTTTAATGAATGAAGATCTTGGTAAAAAAATGATTTCAGAGAAAGAAGATTTTCTTAAAAAAGTATCGCAATTTCTTCCTTACAAAAAAATATTAAAATTGCATATTTCTGAAAGAGAATTTGGTAGAAAGTTAATGCGAAAGTATGGAAAAGACAAAAAGAAAAAAGAATAA
- a CDS encoding nicotinate-nucleotide adenylyltransferase, which yields MAISLKGDQEISSVPTTKSKALRINLNSDIYGTFAEIGAGQETARNFFRSGAASGTIAKAMSAYDKDFSDAIYGMEEDKRYVTQPRLKKMLRHEIDLIEDRLSREKHPDKLFFSYANTVTTIDFARKFKGHGWVGIRFQLDPLEGYNEIILHLRFKETDARLQQETLGILGVNLLYGAFYLNDNPKELVKSFYHNLTSDQLEIDMINFSGPRFMYVDNRLMSLQLLKNGMTNAVMFGPDGNNLLPAQVLYKKNILALRGSFRPVTKVNMDMYENAKKLFLEENKVEESRTQVIFEITLSNLTAEGKINERDFLDRAELLCSLGQNVMITSFQQYFKLVEYFSEFTKERMALAMGVHNLIQIFDEKYYRNLSGGILEAFGKLFYRDLKVYMYPYKDKASGEYINSDNLKVHPRMKELYKFFKNNGKLLDIKDFDPEILEIFSRTVLKMIMDGEKGWEEMLPEGIDELIKQKRLFGYSRSRVKK from the coding sequence ATGGCAATTTCTTTAAAAGGAGATCAGGAAATAAGTAGTGTTCCAACTACAAAAAGCAAGGCACTAAGAATAAACTTAAATAGCGATATTTATGGAACGTTTGCAGAAATTGGAGCTGGGCAAGAAACTGCTCGTAATTTCTTTAGATCTGGTGCAGCAAGTGGAACTATTGCAAAAGCAATGAGTGCTTACGACAAAGATTTTTCTGATGCCATTTATGGAATGGAAGAAGATAAGCGTTATGTTACACAGCCACGTTTAAAGAAAATGCTTCGCCATGAAATTGATTTAATTGAAGATCGATTAAGTAGAGAAAAACATCCTGATAAATTATTTTTTAGTTATGCAAATACAGTAACAACTATTGATTTTGCAAGAAAATTTAAAGGTCATGGTTGGGTTGGAATTCGTTTTCAGCTAGATCCTTTAGAAGGCTACAACGAAATTATTTTACACTTACGTTTTAAAGAAACAGATGCTCGTTTGCAACAAGAAACTTTAGGTATTTTAGGTGTAAACCTATTATATGGTGCGTTTTATTTAAACGACAATCCAAAAGAATTGGTAAAATCTTTTTATCATAATTTAACGAGCGACCAATTAGAAATTGACATGATTAATTTCTCTGGCCCACGTTTTATGTATGTAGACAATCGTTTAATGAGTTTGCAATTGCTTAAAAATGGTATGACAAACGCAGTAATGTTTGGCCCAGATGGAAATAATTTATTACCAGCACAAGTACTTTATAAAAAAAACATATTAGCTTTAAGAGGTAGTTTTAGACCTGTTACAAAAGTAAATATGGATATGTACGAAAATGCTAAAAAATTATTTTTAGAAGAAAATAAAGTTGAAGAATCTCGTACACAAGTTATTTTTGAAATTACCTTAAGTAATTTAACTGCAGAAGGTAAAATTAACGAACGAGATTTCTTAGATAGAGCAGAATTATTGTGTTCTCTTGGGCAAAATGTAATGATTACCAGTTTCCAACAATATTTTAAATTAGTGGAATACTTTAGTGAATTCACAAAAGAAAGAATGGCTTTGGCAATGGGTGTTCACAACCTAATTCAAATTTTTGATGAAAAATACTATCGAAATTTAAGTGGTGGAATTTTAGAAGCTTTCGGAAAACTTTTCTACAGAGATTTAAAAGTATATATGTACCCATATAAAGACAAAGCTTCTGGAGAATATATAAATAGCGATAATTTAAAAGTGCATCCAAGAATGAAAGAATTGTATAAATTCTTTAAAAACAATGGAAAGCTGCTAGATATAAAAGATTTCGATCCAGAAATTTTGGAGATTTTCTCTAGAACCGTTTTAAAAATGATTATGGATGGAGAAAAAGGATGGGAAGAAATGTTACCAGAAGGAATTGACGAATTAATTAAACAAAAAAGATTATTTGGATATTCTCGTTCTAGAGTAAAAAAATAA
- a CDS encoding HAD family hydrolase: MPENIKVIAFDADDTLWVNETYFREAEEEFAQLLSKYETKNKIDQELFKTEIKNLIHYGYGVKGFVLSMVECALELSNYKIPQQTIEKILNIGKEMLEKPIELLPGIENVLESLQGKYKLIVATKGDLLDQERKLEKSNLLKYFHHIEVMSDKKEKDYKKLIGHLDIKPEDFLMIGNSLKSDVLPLIAIGASAIHIPFHTTWVHEEVSQKEQDNVEYATLTNINEVLSLI, encoded by the coding sequence ATTCCTGAAAATATAAAAGTAATTGCTTTTGATGCAGATGACACTTTGTGGGTAAACGAAACCTACTTTAGAGAAGCAGAAGAGGAGTTTGCCCAATTACTTTCTAAATACGAAACTAAAAATAAGATAGATCAAGAGCTTTTTAAGACCGAAATTAAAAATTTAATCCATTATGGTTATGGAGTAAAAGGGTTTGTACTTTCTATGGTAGAATGCGCTTTAGAGCTTTCTAACTATAAAATTCCACAACAAACTATCGAGAAAATTTTAAACATCGGAAAAGAAATGCTCGAAAAACCTATCGAACTCCTACCAGGAATTGAAAACGTTTTAGAATCTCTGCAAGGTAAATATAAATTAATTGTTGCTACAAAAGGCGATTTGTTAGATCAAGAAAGAAAGTTAGAGAAATCGAACTTGTTAAAATACTTCCATCATATAGAAGTGATGAGCGATAAAAAGGAAAAAGATTATAAAAAACTAATTGGGCATTTAGACATAAAACCAGAAGATTTTTTAATGATTGGAAACTCTTTAAAGTCCGACGTTTTACCATTAATAGCGATTGGTGCTTCTGCAATTCATATTCCATTTCATACAACTTGGGTTCACGAAGAAGTTTCCCAAAAAGAACAAGATAATGTAGAATATGCTACTTTAACAAATATCAACGAAGTTTTATCGCTCATTTAA
- a CDS encoding DUF1573 domain-containing protein: MKTFGTLVIALFITFSINSQEFKFEKETIDYGKIAKGSNGERTFVFTNIGDAPLIIKNIQSSCGCTVPKKPEQPIMPGEKGEIKVSYDTKRPGGFSKQITIFSNAKKPTKHVKIKGFVAKEISLEKEKSLLSKDS, from the coding sequence ATGAAAACATTCGGAACTTTAGTAATCGCACTTTTTATTACATTTTCAATTAATTCTCAAGAATTTAAATTCGAAAAAGAAACAATCGATTATGGAAAAATAGCTAAAGGCTCTAATGGCGAGCGTACTTTTGTTTTTACAAATATTGGTGATGCTCCTTTAATTATAAAAAACATTCAATCTTCTTGCGGTTGTACAGTTCCAAAAAAACCAGAACAACCAATTATGCCTGGAGAAAAAGGAGAAATAAAAGTTTCTTACGATACAAAAAGACCAGGAGGTTTTTCTAAACAAATTACTATTTTCTCAAATGCTAAAAAACCTACGAAACATGTAAAAATTAAAGGTTTTGTTGCAAAAGAAATTTCTTTAGAGAAAGAAAAAAGTTTATTGTCTAAAGACAGTTAA
- a CDS encoding valine--tRNA ligase — protein sequence MTIPSKYDASQVEDKWYDYWMKNNYFHSTPDEREPYTIVIPPPNVTGVLHMGHMLNNTIQDVLIRRARLLGKNACWVPGTDHASIATEAKVVAKLKEQGISKSDLTREEFLQHAFDWKDEYGGIILDQLKKLGASCDWERTAFTMDPEMSESVIKVFVDLYNKGLIYRGYRMVNWDPEAKTTLSDEEVIHEERQGNLYYLEYKIEGSDDTLTIATTRPETIFGDTAICINPNDERFTHLKGKKAIVPLCGRIIPIIEDEYVDVEFGTGCLKVTPAHDENDKNLGDKHKLEVIDIFNDDASLNSFGLHYQGKDRFVVRKEISKELEEKGFLVKTEVHTNKVGTSERTKAVIEPRLSDQWFLKMKDLAQPAIDAVLGEDAEINLYPKKFENTYRHWMENVRDWNISRQLWWGQQIPAYFYGDGKEDFVVAENIEEALLLAKEKTSNSHLQTSDLTQDEDALDTWFSSWLWPMSVFDGIRNPENEEIKYYYPTNDLVTGPDILFFWVARMIVAGYEYKDEKPFNNVYLTGLVRDKQRRKMSKSLGNSPDALGLIKDYGADGVRVGLLLSSAAGNDLMFDEDLCQQGKGFANKIWNAFRLIKGWEVDASLPQPETSKIGLQWYEAKFQKALAEIEDHFSKYRLSDALMAIYKLINDDFSSWLLEIVKPAYQQPIDKTTFDAIIEVLENNLKVLHPFMPFLTEEIWQYIADRSAEEALIIAKYPIIKDFNEDIITEFEFATDVVSGIRTIRKDKNISFKDAVELFVIDNDKSSKYFDAVIQKLTNTSTINYVAEKVEGASFRVKSNEYFVPISIENIDVEAEIEKLSGELKRAQGFLIGIQKKLSNERFVSNAPEKVLELERKKEADTLAKIETIIGSLNSLK from the coding sequence ATGACAATTCCATCTAAATATGATGCAAGCCAAGTAGAAGACAAATGGTACGATTACTGGATGAAAAATAATTATTTTCATTCAACGCCAGATGAAAGAGAGCCTTACACCATTGTAATTCCGCCACCAAACGTAACTGGAGTTTTACATATGGGACACATGTTGAATAATACCATACAAGATGTGTTAATTAGACGTGCACGTTTATTAGGTAAAAATGCTTGTTGGGTTCCTGGAACAGATCATGCATCTATTGCAACAGAAGCAAAAGTAGTTGCCAAATTAAAAGAGCAAGGAATTAGCAAAAGCGATTTAACAAGAGAAGAGTTTTTGCAACATGCTTTCGATTGGAAAGATGAATATGGAGGAATCATTTTAGATCAATTAAAAAAGTTAGGTGCTTCTTGCGATTGGGAAAGAACTGCTTTTACAATGGATCCAGAAATGTCTGAATCTGTAATTAAAGTTTTTGTTGATTTATATAACAAAGGCCTAATTTATAGAGGATACAGAATGGTAAACTGGGATCCTGAAGCAAAAACTACACTTTCAGATGAAGAAGTAATTCACGAAGAAAGACAAGGAAACTTGTACTATTTAGAATATAAAATTGAAGGTTCAGACGATACTTTAACAATTGCTACAACAAGACCAGAAACTATTTTTGGAGATACTGCAATTTGTATCAACCCAAATGACGAGCGTTTTACACATTTAAAAGGAAAGAAAGCAATTGTACCCTTATGTGGTAGAATTATTCCAATAATTGAAGATGAATATGTAGATGTAGAGTTTGGTACAGGTTGTTTAAAAGTAACGCCTGCACATGATGAAAATGATAAAAATTTAGGAGATAAGCATAAATTAGAAGTAATAGATATTTTTAATGATGATGCTTCTTTAAATTCATTCGGATTACATTATCAAGGAAAAGATAGATTTGTAGTAAGAAAAGAAATATCAAAAGAATTAGAAGAAAAAGGCTTTTTAGTGAAGACTGAAGTTCATACTAATAAAGTAGGAACATCAGAAAGAACAAAGGCAGTTATAGAACCAAGATTATCTGATCAATGGTTTTTAAAGATGAAAGATCTTGCGCAACCTGCAATTGATGCAGTTTTGGGTGAAGATGCTGAAATCAATTTATATCCAAAAAAGTTCGAAAACACATATCGTCATTGGATGGAAAATGTGCGTGATTGGAATATTTCTCGTCAACTTTGGTGGGGACAACAAATTCCTGCTTATTTCTATGGAGATGGAAAAGAAGATTTTGTTGTTGCAGAAAATATTGAGGAAGCACTTTTGCTTGCAAAAGAAAAAACTTCAAACTCCCACCTTCAAACTTCCGACTTAACTCAAGATGAAGATGCATTAGATACTTGGTTTTCTTCTTGGTTATGGCCAATGTCTGTTTTCGACGGAATTAGAAATCCAGAAAACGAAGAAATTAAATATTATTATCCAACAAACGATTTAGTTACAGGTCCAGATATTTTATTTTTCTGGGTGGCAAGAATGATTGTTGCAGGATATGAATATAAAGATGAAAAACCTTTTAACAATGTGTATTTAACTGGTTTAGTTAGAGATAAACAAAGACGAAAAATGTCTAAGTCTTTAGGAAATTCGCCAGATGCACTAGGTTTAATTAAAGATTATGGAGCAGATGGAGTAAGAGTTGGGTTGTTGTTAAGTTCTGCAGCTGGAAACGATTTAATGTTCGACGAAGATTTATGTCAGCAAGGAAAAGGATTTGCTAACAAAATTTGGAATGCTTTCCGTTTGATAAAAGGTTGGGAAGTAGATGCTAGTTTACCACAACCAGAAACTTCTAAAATAGGTTTACAATGGTATGAAGCGAAGTTTCAAAAAGCGTTAGCAGAAATTGAAGATCATTTTTCTAAATATAGATTATCAGACGCTTTAATGGCAATTTATAAATTGATAAATGACGATTTTTCTTCTTGGTTATTAGAAATTGTAAAACCAGCATATCAACAACCAATAGATAAAACAACGTTTGATGCAATTATTGAAGTTTTAGAAAATAACTTGAAAGTATTGCACCCATTTATGCCATTTTTAACAGAAGAAATTTGGCAATATATTGCAGATAGATCTGCAGAAGAAGCGTTAATTATTGCAAAATATCCAATAATTAAAGATTTTAATGAGGATATTATTACAGAATTTGAATTTGCAACAGATGTAGTTTCTGGAATTAGAACCATTAGAAAAGATAAAAATATTTCTTTTAAAGATGCAGTTGAATTATTTGTAATAGATAATGATAAATCGTCTAAATATTTTGATGCTGTTATTCAGAAATTAACAAACACTTCAACTATTAATTATGTTGCAGAAAAAGTAGAAGGTGCTTCATTTAGAGTAAAATCTAACGAATATTTTGTACCAATTTCTATTGAAAATATAGATGTAGAAGCAGAAATAGAAAAATTATCTGGAGAGTTAAAAAGAGCACAAGGCTTTTTAATAGGTATTCAAAAGAAATTATCTAACGAACGTTTTGTGTCTAATGCTCCAGAAAAAGTTTTGGAATTAGAACGTAAAAAAGAAGCAGATACTTTAGCGAAAATCGAAACTATTATTGGGAGTTTAAATTCTTTAAAATAA
- the kdsB gene encoding 3-deoxy-manno-octulosonate cytidylyltransferase, with the protein MKIIAMIPARYSASRFPGKLMKDLGGKSVILRTYEAALNTNLFSEVYVVTDSEIIRENISNAGGNVIMSQKEHECGSDRIAEAVENIEADIVINVQGDEPFIDEVSLSKLIDVFKEDVKNEVDLASLKVQITNKVDIENPNNVKVITDVNNLAIYFSRSVIPYHRDTEIDVKYYKHKGVYAFRKQALLDFYKTPMTPLEAAEKIEAIRYQEIGKKIKMVETSVEAVGIDTPEDLEKAKKYLNL; encoded by the coding sequence ATGAAAATAATTGCAATGATTCCTGCACGTTACAGTGCATCTCGTTTTCCAGGTAAATTAATGAAAGATTTAGGAGGTAAATCTGTAATTTTAAGAACTTACGAAGCAGCATTAAATACAAACTTGTTTAGCGAAGTTTATGTGGTTACAGATTCAGAAATTATAAGAGAAAATATTTCTAATGCTGGTGGAAATGTAATTATGAGCCAGAAAGAACACGAATGTGGTTCTGATAGAATTGCAGAAGCTGTAGAAAATATAGAGGCAGATATTGTTATTAACGTTCAAGGAGATGAACCTTTTATAGATGAGGTTTCACTTTCTAAGTTGATAGACGTATTTAAAGAAGATGTTAAAAATGAAGTCGATTTAGCATCCTTAAAAGTGCAAATTACTAATAAAGTAGATATCGAAAACCCAAATAATGTAAAAGTAATTACAGATGTAAATAATCTGGCGATTTACTTTTCACGAAGTGTAATTCCTTATCATAGAGACACAGAAATAGATGTAAAATATTACAAACATAAAGGAGTTTACGCTTTTAGGAAACAAGCTTTGTTAGATTTCTATAAAACACCAATGACGCCTTTAGAAGCTGCAGAAAAGATTGAAGCAATTCGTTATCAAGAAATTGGTAAAAAAATTAAAATGGTAGAAACTTCTGTGGAAGCTGTTGGTATTGATACTCCAGAAGATTTAGAAAAAGCGAAAAAATATTTAAACTTATAA
- a CDS encoding lmo0937 family membrane protein → MRSLLWLVAVVCIIIWALGFLGVVPGIATGSLIHILLVIAIVVILYNIISGRKPL, encoded by the coding sequence ATGAGAAGTTTATTATGGCTTGTAGCCGTCGTTTGTATTATAATTTGGGCTTTAGGATTCTTAGGAGTTGTTCCAGGAATCGCAACTGGTAGTTTAATTCATATTTTATTAGTAATTGCAATTGTTGTAATCTTATACAACATTATATCTGGTAGAAAGCCACTATAG